In one Drosophila albomicans strain 15112-1751.03 chromosome X, ASM965048v2, whole genome shotgun sequence genomic region, the following are encoded:
- the LOC117577905 gene encoding obg-like ATPase 1, with the protein MPPKKHDEPERKPLIGRIGTNLRIGIVGVPNVGKSTFFNVLTQSAAPAENFPFCTIKPNESRVPVPDQRFDYLVEFHKPASVVPAYLNVVDIAGLVKGAAEGQGLGNDFLSHISACDSIFHLCRAFEDPDVTHVEGEVDPVRDLEIIAEELRLKDEEKLVQALDKLEKVVARGGDKKLKPEYDSMVKIKEILVDQKRHLRFEDWNAHDIETLNKYLFLTSKPAIYLVNLSDKDFIRKKNKWLPKIKEWIDKHDPGALLIPFSGAFEQQLSEKDDLERKAYEEETKCKSQLDKIITTGYKALQLEYFFTAGPDEVKAWTVQKGTKAPQAAGRIHTDFEKGFIMAEVMHFDDFKAEGSEVAAKAAGKYRQQGRNYTVEDGDIIFFKFNAGAGLKDAKKK; encoded by the exons atgccACCTAAGAAGCATGATGAACCTGAACGCAAGCCGTTGATCGGACGCATTGGCACCAATCTCCGCATTGGCATCGTAGGCGTACCCAACGTTGGCAAGTCAACATTTTTCAATGTGCTGACCCAAAGCGCCGCGCCGGCTGAGAATTTTCCTTTCTGCACCATTAAGCCCAATGAGA GTCGCGTGCCCGTGCCTGACCAGCGTTTCGACTACCTCGTGGAGTTCCACAAGCCTGCCAG CGTTGTGCCCGCTTATCTGAATGTGGTCGACATCGCTGGATTGGTCAAAGGCGCTGCCGAGGGCCAAGGATTGGGCAATGACTTTCTTTCGCACATTAGTGCCTGTGAtagcattttccatttatgTCGCGCCTTCGAGGATCCCGATGTAACGCACGTCGAAGGCGAAGTGGATCCTGTTCGTGATCTGGAAATTATTGCCGAAGAGCTCCGGCTCAAGGATGAGGAGAAACTGGTGCAGGCACTCGATAAGCTCGAAAAGGTTGTGGCCCGTGGCGGTGACAAGAAACTGAAGCCCGAGTACGATTCAATGGTCAAGATCAAGGAAATCTTGGTCGATCAGAAGCGTCACCTGCGCTTTGAGGACTGGAATGCCCACGAT ATTGAAACCCTGAACAAGTACTTGTTCTTGACATCGAAACCAGCAATTTATCTGGTGAATTTGTCGGACAAAGACTTCATTCGCAAGAAGAACAAGTGGCTGCCAAAAATTAAGGAATGGATCGATAAACACGATCCTGGAGCACTGCTCATTCCCTTCTCGGGTGCCTTCGAGCAGCAGCTGAGCGAGAAAGACGATCTGGAGCGCAAGGCCTATGAGGAGGAGACGAAGTGCAAGAGCCAACTGGACAAGATCATTACGACCGGCTACAAGGCATTGCAGTTGGAATACTTCTTCACCGCTGGTCCCGATGAGGTCAAAGCGTGGACCGTTCAAAAGGGAACGAAAGCGCCCCAGGCTGCTGGTCGCATTCACACCGACTTCGAGAAGGGTTTCATCATGGCTGAGGTGATGCATTTCGATGACTTCAAGGCCGAAGGTAGCGAGGTAGCTGCAAAGGCTGCCGGCAAGTATCGCCAGCAAGGACGTAATTACACAGTCGAGGACGGCGATATAATATTCTTCAAGTTTAATGCCGGTGCCGGTCTGAAGGATGCCAAAAAGAAATGA
- the LOC117577907 gene encoding DBF4-type zinc finger-containing protein 2 homolog, protein MCSPCGPCSPCDPCCGPFECSPKCYNAAQLEALPQCAPRIPPPFPKCITVQQPPRLICKKRVVFTEKIVPEPMVVNRCRQITVPKVVDATRVIKVPKLIWVSQMVREPRVIYYPSMIPDPYVVCYPKRVCEPREVCQSILCQPKPQTIDIPPPREYCCYPNGPINYKPSAACPPCPIGPCAPGGACCPLPCFSTNQYPVCETRCGPCGPGPCGPGPCGPGRCGPCGPCGGPCAVPNCGPCGLTMPSGPYIPAPCGPCGTGCGPLSNGPCGPCGPCGPCSPPCPYESPECGPCYPCAPTPWNTHCGPVGPCGPQVPCGPCGPC, encoded by the coding sequence ATGTGTTCTCCTTGCGGACCGTGCAGCCCCTGCGATCCATGCTGCGGGCCCTTCGAGTGCTCCCCCAAGTGCTACAATGCGGCGCAGTTGGAAGCCTTGCCCCAGTGTGCGCCCCGCATACCGCCGCCGTTCCCCAAGTGCATCACAGTCCAGCAGCCGCCGCGTCTGATATGCAAGAAGCGTGTGGTCTTCACCGAGAAGATCGTGCCGGAGCCGATGGTGGTGAACCGGTGCAGACAGATCACGGTGCCGAAAGTTGTGGACGCCACGCGGGTGATCAAAGTGCCGAAGCTCATTTGGGTCTCGCAAATGGTGCGGGAGCCGCGTGTCATATACTATCCATCGATGATACCGGATCCCTATGTCGTCTGCTATCCGAAGCGCGTCTGCGAGCCACGCGAGGTCTGCCAGTCGATCTTGTGCCAGCCCAAGCCGCAGACCATCGATATTCCGCCGCCCCGCGAATACTGCTGCTATCCAAATGGACCCATCAACTACAAGCCGAGTGCCGCCTGTCCGCCCTGTCCGATTGGACCGTGTGCGCCCGGCGGAGCGTGCTGTCCACTGCCCTGCTTCTCCACCAATCAGTATCCGGTGTGCGAGACGCGTTGCGGTCCCTGCGGACCCGGACCCTGTGGCCCGGGACCATGTGGCCCTGGACGTTGTGGACCCTGTGGCCCCTGTGGTGGACCTTGTGCAGTGCCCAATTGTGGTCCCTGTGGCCTGACGATGCCTTCGGGGCCGTATATTCCTGCGCCGTGTGGACCTTGTGGAACAGGTTGCGGCCCACTGAGCAATGGACCTTGCGGACCTTGCGGACCCTGTGGACCTTGCTCGCCGCCTTGTCCATATGAGTCGCCAGAGTGCGGACCTTGTTATCCTTGCGCACCAACGCCTTGGAATACACATTGTGGACCAGTCGGCCCCTGTGGCCCCCAAGTTCCATGTGGACCTTGTGGTCCATGTTAG